TCGAGGGTCCGCCCCCGGAGCATCGGGGGTCCGCCTCCGGGAGAGAGGTTCGTATGCGCAGGAGCGCGAGACGCGGCCGCAGCGCCAGAGTCGGCGACGCCGCGATAGCCGCGGTCACCGTCGTGGCCCTCGGTTCCGGGGTGTGGCTGCTCGACGGCGGTGACGGAACGCACGCGCCGCCGCAGCCGGCCGCCACCGAGGGCCGCCCCGACCCGGGCGGTGCGCGCTTCACGGCCCCCGCCCTCGCCCCCTCCCCGCCCACCCGTATCCGCATACCCGCGATCCGGGTGAACGCCCCGCTGATGGGCCTGGCCCTCACCCCCTCCGGGAGCCTGGACGTGCCGCCCGCCCGGAACAAGAACCTGGCCGGCTGGTACGAGTCCGGCACCCTGCCCGGCGAGACGGGCACCGCGATCGTCGCCGGTCATGTCGACAACGTGGAGGGGCCGGCCGTCTTCTACCGCCTCGGCGCGCTCAGGCGGGGCGCCCGGATCGAGGTGGACCGCAGGGACGGCAGCGTGGCCGTGTTCACCGTGGACGCGGTGGAGGTGTACGCGGCACGCAACTTCCCCGACAAGAAGGTGTACGGCGCCGCTACCCGCCCCGAACTGCGCGTCATCACCTGCGGCGGCGGCTACTCAAAGTCCACCGGCTACCAGGGCAACGTGGTGGTGTTCGCCCACCTGACGGACAGCCGCTAGGGCCTGTCATCTTGGCTCTCGACGGGGGACCGGGCTCCTGCGTATGTGTTGCGCTCGCGGTGGCGTGATGGACGATCTCCTGACCGACGCGACGTTTGCGTCGTATGCAGACCTCCGGCGCTTCATCCCCGTGGTCGGTCCGGCCCAAGCTGCCGGGATGCGTGACCGCGCCCTCCTGGAAGGCCACCCCGACGAAGTCCGGGCGGTATGCGGCGTCAGCCTCGCCGGCCGGACGCAGCTCGCCGGCGCCGGCACGACGGAACCGTTCGTCTGTGGGACCCGGTCGCTCTCGCGACGGTCATGGAGATCGCGGTACATCACCCAGGGCTGGCGGTGGCCTGTGTGAGCGGCGGCCTCGTCGTCGGACTCGACCATGGTCTGCAGGCACTCATGGTGAGCAAGGTGCTCTGAAAGAAGCCGCACGGCTCCACCCTCGGCCGTCTGTGCTCAGTGCGCGGGCGCCTCCCCGCCCAGGACGTGTTCCCTCCCCCACGCCCCGAGCGGCGCCAGCGCCTCGTTCAGCAAGGTGCCACGGCCGGTCAGCGAGTACTCGACGCGCGGCGGCACCTCGTCGTACTCCTCGCGGTGCACGATGCCGTCGGCCTCCAGCTCACGCAGCTGCGCGGCGAGGACCTTCTCTGTGACTCCCGGCAGGGCCCGGCGCAACTCTCCGAAGCGGTAAGGGCGTTCGTGCAGGGCCCAGAGGATGAGCCCCTTCCACTTGCCGCCGATGACGTCCATCGCCGCGTCGATCCCACAGACGTACGCCCCGGGTCGTCGTCCGACCGGCATGCTCTCCCCCTTCGCGGCCTGCTCCCTTTCGTCCAGGTAACCACCCACTTCCAAGTGGGTACTTACGCAGGGCGGCCCTCGCGGGCGAGCCTAGCCGTCATGACCGACAACACACCCCTGACCCTGCTCGGCACCGGTGCGATGGGCACCGCGCTCGGCCGGGCCTGGCTGGCCGCCGGGCACCCCCTGACCGTCTGGAACCGCACTCCCGCACGCACCACCGCCCTCACCGCCGAGGGCGCGGTGGCCGCCGGGAGCGTGGCGGAGGCAGTGGCCGCGAACCGGCTCACCGTCGTCTGTCTGCTGGACGACGCCTCCGTGGGCAGCGCCCTGGCGGACGCCGACCTGACCGGCCGGGACCTGGTCGACCTCACCACCGGCACCCCCGCCGACGCCCGGCGCAGGGCCGCGTGGGCGGAGGAGCGCGGCGGCCGCCTCCTGGACGGCGGGATCATGGCCGTACCACCGATGATCGGCACGCCTGGCGCGTACGTCTTCTACAGCGGCCGGCGGGACCTGTTCGAGGAGCACCGGGTGACGCTCGCCGTGCCGGCCGGCACCCGGTACGTCGGAGCCGACGCCGGCCTCGCCGCGTTGCACGACGTGGCGCTGCTGAGCGCCATGTACGGCATGTTCGCGGGCATCACGCAGGCCTTCGCGCTGGTGCGCGGGGCGGCCGTGGCGCCCGAGGAGTTCGCGGACGTGCTGGTGCCGTGGCTGGACACGATGGCCGGCATGGCCCACCGCACGGCCGAGCGGCTGGCGAGCGGCGACCACACCGGCGGAGTCGTCTCCCCCCTGGCCATGCAGGTCGCCGGCACCAGAACCCTGCTGCGCACGGCCGAGGAGCAGGGGGTGAGCGCCGAGCTGCTCACCCCG
The genomic region above belongs to Streptomyces sp. CG1 and contains:
- a CDS encoding class F sortase → MRRSARRGRSARVGDAAIAAVTVVALGSGVWLLDGGDGTHAPPQPAATEGRPDPGGARFTAPALAPSPPTRIRIPAIRVNAPLMGLALTPSGSLDVPPARNKNLAGWYESGTLPGETGTAIVAGHVDNVEGPAVFYRLGALRRGARIEVDRRDGSVAVFTVDAVEVYAARNFPDKKVYGAATRPELRVITCGGGYSKSTGYQGNVVVFAHLTDSR
- a CDS encoding winged helix-turn-helix transcriptional regulator, whose product is MPVGRRPGAYVCGIDAAMDVIGGKWKGLILWALHERPYRFGELRRALPGVTEKVLAAQLRELEADGIVHREEYDEVPPRVEYSLTGRGTLLNEALAPLGAWGREHVLGGEAPAH
- a CDS encoding NAD(P)-dependent oxidoreductase, producing MTDNTPLTLLGTGAMGTALGRAWLAAGHPLTVWNRTPARTTALTAEGAVAAGSVAEAVAANRLTVVCLLDDASVGSALADADLTGRDLVDLTTGTPADARRRAAWAEERGGRLLDGGIMAVPPMIGTPGAYVFYSGRRDLFEEHRVTLAVPAGTRYVGADAGLAALHDVALLSAMYGMFAGITQAFALVRGAAVAPEEFADVLVPWLDTMAGMAHRTAERLASGDHTGGVVSPLAMQVAGTRTLLRTAEEQGVSAELLTPFLDLMARRLTDGHGAEDTSGLVDLLRR